The genome window GCTACGCCGAGCCCTCTCACGGCGGGCGCCCGGAGATCCAGGAGATCCTCCAGCAGGGCAAGCCGATCGTCATCCAGGTCACCCGCGAACCCGAGAACGCCAAGGGCGCCGCGATCACCACCAACCTCTCGCTCGCCGGGCGCTATCTCGTCTTCACCCCGTTCGACGACACGCGCGGCGTGTCGCGGAAGGTGGAGGACGAAGAGACCCGCTCGGAGCTGCGCGGCATCGCCGGCAAGCTCGAGCTGCCCGACGGCGGCGGCGTCATCGTGCGCACCAATGCGCTCGGTGAGACGCGAGCCGAGCTGCAGAAGGATCTCGCGGCGCTCCTCCGGGTGTGGAAGCGCATCCAGACCGAGGCGCGACGGGGCAACGGTCCGCGCCTCCTCTACAGCGACCAGGACCTGATCCTGCGCGCCCTGCGCGACCATCTCGACGTCGGCGTCGACGAGATCCTGGTCGACGACGAGACCGCCTTCCAGCAGGCCGCCGAGTACATGCAGGCGTTCATGCCGCGGACCCGGGTCGAGCTCACGCACTATGTGGAGCGCGTGCCGCTGTTTTCCAAATACTCGCTCGAGAGCCAGATCGAACAGATCTTCGCCCGCACGGTGCCTCTGCCGGGCGGAGGCTCGATCGTCGTCGACTCGACCGAGGCGCTGACCGCGATCGACGTCAACTCCGGCCGGGCCGGCAGCGGCGGCAGCCATGAGGACATGGCCCTCGAGACCAACCTCCAGGCGGCGCGCGAAGTGGCGCGCCAGCTTCGCCTGCGCGACCTGGGCGGCCTCGTCGTCGTCGACTTCATCGACCTGCGCAGCATGAAGAACCGCCGCGCCGTCGAGAAGACGATGAAGGACTCGCTGAAGATCGACCGGGCGCGCTCGACCGTCGGCCGCCTGTCGCCGAACGGTCTGCTCGAGATCAACCGCCAGCGCATCCAGCAGTCGCTCCGGGCGAGGGCGCAGCGCGCCTGCCCGACCTGCCAGGGCACCGGCCGGGTGCCGTCGATCGAATCGGTCGGTCTGAACCTGCTGCGCCGCATCGAGGGACGCGCCGCCACCGGCCGCCTGCTCAAGGCCCGGGTCGAGATGCACCCGGAGCTCGCGGAGGCGATGCAGAACGGTCGGAGGAAGGACCTGGCCCGCCTCGAGGGCGAGTACGACATCGAGATCGAGATCGTCGCTTCCCATCGCCTGCACGGCCCCGAGGAGCAGATCGAGTGGCGGGACCGCCAGACGCCCATCACCATGGCTCCGCACAAGGCCGAGGCGAGCGTGCGCCGCAACAGCAACCAGGCGGCGCTCGCGCCGGTGGTCTTCGAGGTCCATCCTGCCGAAGATGCGGAAGAGGATGCCGAGAGCACGGGCGCGGCGGGCCCCGGCACCGCGGCGGATGGCGGCGGCGAGGCGCGCCGCAGCGGCAAGAAGCGCCGGCGCGGTGGCAAGCGCCGGCGTGGCAAGCGGGGCGACCTGCCGGTGGCGCAAGCGACCGGCGAGCCGTTGGTGCTGTTTGCCGGCGACCGCGGCGACGAGAATTTCGACGACAACGGCGAGCCCGAGGACGGGCAGCTGAAGGTGATTCGCCGGCTGCACGACATTCCGGTCGTGTTGCCCGAAGTCAACGGCAACGTGGAGCCTTCCGCCTACGTTTCGCCGCATGCCGGTGGCGACCGCCACCTGCGCACCCGGCAGGCCCCGCGCGGCGTTCCGGCGCCGGCCGGCGTCGGTGGCGATCGCGCGGACCGGGCCCGGCGGCGCGGCGGCAAGCGCCGCGGCGGTCGCGGGCGCCGGCCCGACGGCACCTCTCAGCCGCCGGGCGCGGGCGCCCCCGGCCCGTCCGCAGGACCCATCGACTCGGAGGGCTGAACCTGCCAACCTGCTGCATCGCGACCCGGTTCCCCGGGTCGCGGCTGCATTGCAGGCGTCTCGCACCTGCGGCCTGGCCGGTTGGCCGGCCGAGCCGGTATTCTTCGAAACTCTGAGGAGGCTCCATGGACGGTAGAGGCGACATCGACAGGTCGGAGACGCAGGAGTGGCTGGAGGCGCTGGACGACGTCATCGCCGCCCGCGGCGACGATCGCGCGCGCTTCCTGCTCGGCGAGCTGGCCGATCGTGCTTTCCGGCGCGGCGTGCCGCTGCCCGCCCCCGTCAGCCCC of Thermoanaerobaculia bacterium contains these proteins:
- a CDS encoding Rne/Rng family ribonuclease; amino-acid sequence: MSRKMLINARSAEELRIAVVSDAGLENYQVEVGEGGLTRGNIYRGVISNLQPALNAAFVDYGTGKNGFLAIQDVVPEARYAEPSHGGRPEIQEILQQGKPIVIQVTREPENAKGAAITTNLSLAGRYLVFTPFDDTRGVSRKVEDEETRSELRGIAGKLELPDGGGVIVRTNALGETRAELQKDLAALLRVWKRIQTEARRGNGPRLLYSDQDLILRALRDHLDVGVDEILVDDETAFQQAAEYMQAFMPRTRVELTHYVERVPLFSKYSLESQIEQIFARTVPLPGGGSIVVDSTEALTAIDVNSGRAGSGGSHEDMALETNLQAAREVARQLRLRDLGGLVVVDFIDLRSMKNRRAVEKTMKDSLKIDRARSTVGRLSPNGLLEINRQRIQQSLRARAQRACPTCQGTGRVPSIESVGLNLLRRIEGRAATGRLLKARVEMHPELAEAMQNGRRKDLARLEGEYDIEIEIVASHRLHGPEEQIEWRDRQTPITMAPHKAEASVRRNSNQAALAPVVFEVHPAEDAEEDAESTGAAGPGTAADGGGEARRSGKKRRRGGKRRRGKRGDLPVAQATGEPLVLFAGDRGDENFDDNGEPEDGQLKVIRRLHDIPVVLPEVNGNVEPSAYVSPHAGGDRHLRTRQAPRGVPAPAGVGGDRADRARRRGGKRRGGRGRRPDGTSQPPGAGAPGPSAGPIDSEG